The Astyanax mexicanus isolate ESR-SI-001 chromosome 12, AstMex3_surface, whole genome shotgun sequence genome window below encodes:
- the tubb2b gene encoding tubulin beta-2b chain, translating into MREIVHLQAGQCGNQIGAKFWEVISDEHGIDPTGTYHGDSDLQLDRINVYYNEASGGKYVPRAVLVDLEPGTMDSVRSGPFGQVFRPDNFVFGQSGAGNNWAKGHYTEGAELVDSVLDVVRKEAESCDCLQGFQLTHSLGGGTGSGMGTLLISKIREEYPDRIMNTFSVVPSPKVSDTVVEPYNATLSVHQLVENTDETYCIDNEALYDICFRTLKLTTPSYGDLNHLVSATMSGVTTCLRFPGQLNADLRKLAVNMVPFPRLHFFMPGFAPLTSRGSQQYRSLTVPELTQQMFDAKNMMAACDPRHGRYLTVAAIFRGRMSMKEVDEQMLNVQNKNSSYFVEWIPNNVKTAVCDIPPRGLKMAATFIGNSTAIQELFKRISEQFTAMFRRKAFLHWYTGEGMDEMEFTEAESNMNDLVSEYQQYQDATAEEEGEFEEEGEEELA; encoded by the exons ATGAGGGAAATCGTGCATCTTCAGGCTGGACAGTGCGGCAACCAGATCGGAGCCAAG TTCTGGGAGGTTATCAGCGATGAGCACGGTATTGACCCAACTGGCACTTACCATGGAGACAGTGATCTTCAGCTGGACAGGATCAATGTCTACTACAATGAGGCCTCAG GTGGCAAATACGTGCCCCGTGCTGTGCTTGTGGACTTGGAGCCAGGTACCATGGACTCCGTGAGGTCTGGACCTTTCGGACAGGTTTTCAGACCAGACAACTTTGTTTTCG GTCAGAGTGGTGCCGGAAACAACTGGGCCAAGGGCCACTACACCGAGGGAGCTGAGCTGGTCGACTCTGTTCTCGATGTTGTGCGCAAGGAGGCCGAAAGCTGTGACTGCCTTCAGGGCTTCCAGCTCACACACTCCCTGGGTGGAGGCACTGGGTCTGGCATGGGTACCCTCCTCATCAGCAAGATCCGTGAAGAGTATCCCGACCGCATCATGAACACATTCAGTGTAGTGCCCTCTCCTAAAGTGTCTGACACAGTTGTTGAGCCCTACAATGCTACGCTGTCTGTCCACCAGCTGGTAGAGAACACAGATGAGACTTACTGCATCGATAACGAAGCCCTGTATGACATCTGCTTCCGCACACTGAAGCTCACAACTCCCTCGTATGGTGACCTGAACCACCTAGTCTCTGCCACCATGAGCGGTGTTACCACCTGCCTCAGGTTCCCTGGCCAGCTGAATGCTGACCTGCGCAAACTGGCTGTCAACATGGTGCCCTTCCCTCGTCTCCACTTTTTCATGCCTGGCTTTGCCCCTCTTACCAGCAGGGGAAGCCAGCAGTACCGCTCCCTCACTGTGCCTGAGCTCACCCAGCAGATGTTCGATGCCAAGAACATGATGGCTGCGTGCGACCCACGCCACGGCCGCTACCTGACAGTCGCTGCCATCTTCCGTGGCCGTATGTCCATGAAGGAGGTTGATGAGCAGATGCTGAATGTGCAGAACAAGAACAGCAGCTACTTTGTGGAATGGATCCCCAACAACGTCAAGACCGCCGTCTGCGATATCCCACCCCGTGGCCTCAAGATGGCAGCCACCTTCATCGGCAACAGCACTGCCATCCAAGAGCTGTTCAAGCGCATCTCCGAGCAGTTCACAGCCATGTTCAGGCGCAAGGCTTTCCTCCACTGGTACACCGGAGAGGGCATGGATGAGATGGAGTTCACTGAAGCCGAAAGTAACATGAATGACCTCGTTTCTGAGTACCAGCAGTACCAGGATGCCACGGCTGAGGAGGAGGGAGAGTTTGAGGAGGAAGGCGAGGAGGAGCTGGCATAA